From the genome of Parazoarcus communis, one region includes:
- a CDS encoding DUF2796 domain-containing protein, whose translation MKQRTVALAMLLSASTAFAQHLPHEHGVAELRVAIAGNTLQIEFESPLDNLVGFEHAPRSDAERMALAQAEVILKGVERIVTLPAKAACAVLRTELEQPFAESSAGSDSGHAEMSVVHTLQCATPSALTGLEVRLFEQFPRIREIRAERASPRGQVAAKLTPKQRMLSL comes from the coding sequence ATGAAACAACGCACCGTCGCGCTGGCAATGTTGCTGAGCGCGAGCACCGCCTTTGCGCAGCACCTGCCTCACGAGCATGGCGTGGCAGAACTGCGGGTGGCGATTGCCGGCAACACCCTGCAGATCGAGTTCGAGAGCCCGCTCGACAATCTGGTCGGTTTTGAACATGCGCCACGCTCCGATGCCGAGCGTATGGCACTGGCGCAGGCAGAGGTGATTCTGAAGGGCGTCGAACGCATCGTGACCCTGCCCGCGAAAGCGGCATGCGCGGTGCTCAGGACCGAACTCGAACAGCCCTTTGCCGAGTCATCCGCCGGCAGCGACAGTGGCCATGCCGAGATGAGCGTCGTCCACACCTTGCAATGTGCGACGCCAAGCGCGCTCACCGGGCTGGAGGTCAGACTGTTCGAGCAGTTTCCCCGCATTCGCGAGATTCGGGCAGAGCGTGCTTCGCCCCGTGGTCAGGTGGCGGCGAAGCTGACGCCGAAGCAACGCATGCTCTCACTGTGA
- a CDS encoding Fur family transcriptional regulator: MRPSSNAPTSPQPEHAARELITRHGGRVTRTRVAVVTALQDSAQPLSHEELGTALAAIDIPHDRVTLYRALDWLVEQGIARRIAGSDRAWRFEMVRPHSHRHAHFHCDRCGQVICLEGLQPSPSVNLPDGFQLDRAELVLHGACATCGLHGLAPETTDED; the protein is encoded by the coding sequence ATGCGCCCTTCATCGAACGCACCGACCTCTCCGCAGCCAGAGCACGCCGCACGTGAGCTGATCACGCGCCACGGCGGCCGCGTCACCCGCACCCGGGTTGCCGTCGTCACAGCGCTGCAGGACAGCGCCCAGCCACTGTCGCACGAGGAGCTGGGCACCGCGCTGGCCGCAATCGACATCCCGCACGACCGCGTCACGCTGTATCGCGCCCTCGACTGGCTGGTCGAACAGGGTATTGCGCGGCGCATTGCCGGCAGTGACCGTGCCTGGCGCTTCGAGATGGTACGCCCGCACAGTCATCGCCATGCGCACTTCCATTGCGACCGCTGTGGCCAGGTGATCTGCCTTGAAGGTCTTCAGCCTTCTCCAAGCGTCAACCTGCCCGACGGCTTTCAGCTCGACCGTGCAGAGCTCGTGCTGCACGGCGCATGCGCCACCTGTGGCCTCCATGGGCTCGCCCCCGAAACGACCGACGAGGACTGA